Proteins co-encoded in one Halobacteriovoraceae bacterium genomic window:
- the fabD gene encoding ACP S-malonyltransferase, translated as MKKITLLFPGQGSQYVGMGKSLEGKPSFNLFSRANQILDYDLSKICFEGPEEELKLTQNTQPAILTHSLALFSEIQSFLDKKGLAIHRVLGHSVGEFAALVAAETLKFEDALKAVYLRGKYMQEAVPKGEGKMIALLKIPNEIVENFCKKCSTENEKVMPANFNGPGQIVISGHTTACDKLLESLKENYTEPYRAVELSVSAPFHSSLMQPAAKKLATFFNEITFNKNDIPYIANIDAKEYPAQTNGAIIKNNLIEQVCGSVRWEQSFSLISENELCLEVGPGKVLMGLGRKINPKVKIIPMDSEDAFAKLEELL; from the coding sequence ATGAAAAAGATCACTCTCCTCTTTCCAGGGCAAGGCTCTCAATATGTTGGAATGGGAAAAAGCCTTGAGGGAAAACCAAGTTTCAACCTCTTTTCAAGGGCCAATCAAATTCTTGACTATGATCTTTCAAAAATATGCTTTGAAGGGCCCGAAGAAGAACTAAAACTTACTCAAAATACTCAGCCGGCCATCTTGACTCATTCACTCGCACTATTTAGTGAGATTCAATCATTTTTGGACAAAAAAGGTCTGGCCATTCATAGAGTACTTGGACATTCAGTTGGAGAATTTGCGGCACTCGTTGCGGCCGAAACTTTAAAATTTGAAGATGCGCTTAAAGCTGTTTACCTCAGGGGAAAATATATGCAAGAAGCCGTTCCGAAAGGTGAAGGCAAAATGATTGCCCTTTTAAAAATTCCAAATGAAATCGTCGAAAATTTCTGTAAAAAATGCAGTACAGAAAATGAAAAGGTGATGCCTGCCAATTTTAACGGGCCTGGTCAAATTGTAATATCTGGCCACACCACTGCATGTGATAAACTTCTGGAGTCCTTAAAAGAAAATTATACTGAACCCTATCGGGCCGTGGAATTGAGTGTTTCTGCGCCATTTCATAGTTCTCTTATGCAACCTGCGGCCAAAAAGCTTGCCACTTTTTTTAACGAAATTACGTTTAACAAAAATGATATTCCCTATATTGCAAATATTGATGCCAAAGAATATCCAGCTCAGACTAATGGAGCAATTATTAAAAACAACCTTATTGAACAGGTTTGCGGTAGTGTGAGGTGGGAGCAAAGCTTTTCTCTTATTTCAGAAAATGAACTGTGCTTAGAAGTTGGACCAGGCAAAGTATTAATGGGTCTAGGAAGAAAAATTAACCCAAAAGTGAAAATAATACCTATGGATAGCGAGGATGCTTTTGCCAAATTAGAGGAGCTACTATGA
- a CDS encoding IS3 family transposase, with protein sequence MLIDKFGVSERHSCQVLDINRSSYRYELTLIKNDQIVINRMQQIVHKHRRYGYPRVHVILNREGIVQNRKRTQRIYFEQGFSLKLKRKKKKQFFPRIVKPSASMGGEVWSMDFVSDSLANSRKIRILTVIDHFTRYSPGFYINHSISGIIVTKELDRMIKEHGKPKRIQVDNGPEFTSKAMLEWSYRNNIEIDFTRPGKPTDNAYIESFNGSFRDECLNQNWFSTLAEARVVIESWRKEYNEERIHSSLKYLTPKEFVKKEREDVKHRLSATHL encoded by the coding sequence ATGCTCATTGATAAGTTTGGGGTCAGTGAGCGGCATTCGTGCCAAGTTTTAGATATTAACAGATCAAGCTATCGATATGAATTAACTTTGATTAAGAATGACCAAATTGTTATTAATCGAATGCAACAAATTGTACATAAACATCGAAGATATGGATATCCACGAGTTCATGTGATTCTAAATCGAGAAGGAATAGTCCAAAATCGCAAGAGAACCCAAAGAATTTATTTTGAGCAGGGATTTTCTTTAAAATTGAAACGAAAAAAGAAAAAACAATTTTTTCCACGGATAGTAAAACCTTCGGCATCGATGGGGGGTGAAGTTTGGTCTATGGATTTTGTTTCAGACTCACTTGCAAATTCAAGAAAGATTAGAATATTGACAGTTATAGATCATTTCACAAGGTATTCCCCAGGTTTTTATATTAATCATTCAATCTCGGGAATAATTGTAACCAAAGAACTTGATCGAATGATAAAAGAACATGGAAAACCAAAAAGAATTCAAGTAGATAATGGGCCAGAATTTACATCTAAGGCCATGTTGGAGTGGAGTTACAGGAATAATATTGAAATAGATTTTACTCGTCCAGGAAAACCAACAGATAATGCTTATATTGAAAGTTTTAATGGTAGCTTTCGAGATGAATGTCTAAATCAAAATTGGTTTTCTACATTGGCAGAAGCACGAGTTGTAATTGAAAGCTGGAGAAAAGAATACAATGAAGAGAGAATACACAGTTCATTAAAATATTTAACACCTAAAGAATTTGTCAAAAAGGAACGAGAAGATGTAAAACACAGACTCAGTGCAACTCATCTTTAG
- a CDS encoding transposase has translation MKGKKFSEEVIFKILKEYESGIPAKELGRKYGMAEQTVHKWKKKYHGMQVSDAKKLRSLEEENRRLKRLVADLSLDNQMLKEVTKGNF, from the coding sequence ATGAAAGGAAAAAAATTTTCAGAAGAAGTGATTTTCAAAATTTTAAAGGAATATGAATCTGGAATTCCAGCAAAAGAACTTGGACGCAAATATGGAATGGCCGAGCAAACAGTTCATAAGTGGAAGAAAAAATATCACGGGATGCAGGTATCTGATGCTAAAAAACTAAGAAGTCTTGAAGAGGAGAATCGACGTTTAAAACGACTCGTTGCTGATTTAAGTTTAGATAACCAAATGCTCAAGGAAGTTACAAAGGGAAACTTTTAA